The genomic stretch TTGAGCGAGTCCTTTCCCAGGCAGCACAGGGGGCTCAATGGTGCCCATTTATCCTTTGGCTCCCAACACAGCTCCTCTCCAGAGGGGGCCGTGGAGGTCGGGCCAGGAAGGCAGGAGCCTGCAGCCTGGGCAGGGTGGTAGGCTGGTGGCGTTGAGGCTGGAGCCGGGCGTGGTGCTACTCATCCTGCGGACTCTGGTCTCTTtctttgtccctccctctcctcctctgatAACGTGCACCCCCACTGGAGGCACAGAAgcgttttctgtttttttttcctcatcactGTCTTTGTCCTGTGTTGTGCCTCCCGGTGGATGGTCTCTGTTTCTCCACgctggggaaagagaaaaacagaaacacttcTCCCTGTTATCAGTTCTGCCGTCCCTCGTCGCACCTCGGAGAGTTTTCTTTGGGCTAGTTTGGGGTCATGCCTGGGGCCTCCTGGGGGAGGTCCTCGGGGTTGCTGGCCCCTGCGGCTGGCGGGGGTCTTTAataggggaggggtgggggaagggatgtCCTGCTGGATGGGACCCTCCCCACCTCCGTGCGAGAGGGAGAGGCTTGAGTTGTCTGGGCTTCAGTGAGGGTGGGAGGCGGGAGAGTCTGAATGGAGAAACGAATAAAACCCTCTCCCTGACTTTGCTCAGTGTGAGGAGTTAGACCTGTGAGTGGAAGTCTTAAGAGATGTTTCCATATTTATCTTTAATAATCCAGACGACATTTGCAAGCGAAGTTCTGTCTCCAGTTTGGCTAGGTGTAGACATTTTCACATCTGACCTGATAGAGATGACATAGgcaaagctgagcaatgaagtcAGGACATACGCTGGTTTTCTTGTTTCCTCCCTGCATCATTGTCTTTGTGTTATGAGTGCCACCGGATGCCAGGCGCTGTGGCCTGCAGACATGGATGAGGTGCCACCTGGGCCCTCAGGGTACCCCTGGGCCATCAGTAATGAAAGGCCGATGGATGGTTTGCCGTCCCGTGATAGTGTTGACGCAGTGCTCGGGCACTGTGGAGAAGGGCCGTGTGTCCATGGGAACACTGAAAGAGGCATCTAGCCCAAGTGAGTGCTCAGCTGTCTCTTGCAGGGCACCAAGTACCCATCCAGTCCAGCAGTCCCTGAGCCAGGAGGGCTCCTGAGTTCGTGGGCATGGGCATCGGCTAGCAAGATACAGTCCATCCCTCTGGGGATTCAAGTCAGGATCAGGGAACCTCACAGATCCCAGGATGTCTGCTGTGTGCTCAGTGTCAGGACCCCAATCCCAGCTAGGACCTAGCTCGGTTTGTCTCTGCCCCAAAGATTCCCAGAGTTTAGGAGATGGATGTTGAGTTTCTTAGGGAGCCGGGACCCTAGTGGACCAGCCCTGCCCTGAGCCCACTAATGTTCTGTTCACGCTGACCCAGCCCTGGAAGAGAGACCGGCGGTGATGACCTCGCCGCTGTACCTGGAGATCATCATCTATTGCACGGGGGCCTTCCTCATCTCCTGCATGGTGGGGTCTGTCATCATCTACAAGATGAAGAGCGGCACAAAGAAGAGTGACTTCCACAGCCAGATGGCCGTGCACAAGCTGGCCAAGAGCATCCCTCTGCGCAGACAGGTAACAGAAAGTAGACGGGGGGTTCGCACGCTCTGCCTTGCCCTGTGCATCCTCCCTGCGCCCCAGGGGGGTCTGCAGTACCCGCTGCAGGGTCCCTGCTTCAGACTTTGGTGTCCGGCTTCCGGGTGGCAGCAGGGGAGTGTCCTAAGTGCTTGGGATCAGGCTCCAATTTCTTCTGGCCAATGAATCCTGTGAGCCCATCTTATCTCAACCACGGTGCCCTGCTCAGCCAGCCTGGGGACTGGGAGATGGTCCTCACTGGGCTGAATGCCTAGTTGATATTATGAATCTGAGCTTCCCCTGAGGGCCCATTAGGGGTGCAAACGTGCAGAGGAGAGGAGCTGAGCTGGATCCCAAGATGCCCTCTCGCTCCTGTGCATCCGCCTCCCCCCATCCCAGGAGATGAACAGAGGGTGAAGGTGcgtgaaaggagaaaaggaggcagGCTTCGCTCCGAACCGTGCTAATTCTGGAAGGGGCTTCAGGAGTCAGGAACTCCTCATCCACAGCAGGGTTTTCACATAAgggtgaggacaggaagagagttGCTCTTGCAGTGATAAGTTACAGAATGTCAGGCTGTCATGCTCATGTGAAAGGCGAGTAATCCAAAACCCAGAAAGGAGTTGGTGGCAAACATCAGTGTTAGAACCTCGGCCTTCCGACCTCCTGTGGCCTTTCTGCCTGTGCTGGGGAGGGAGCACCAGATGCCAGGTCCACACCTCTAACTTTAGCAATACGTACtgagcggggaggggagggacctGCCgctgctcccctgtccctgctggAAGGGTGACCCCACGCCTCCCTGCAGGTGTCGGCTGACTCCAGCGCGTCCATGAACTCCGGGGTCCTGCTAGTTCGGCCCTCGCGTCTCTCCTCCAGCGGCACCCCTATGCTGGCCGGGGTCTCTGAATATGAGCTTCCCGAAGACCCTCGCTGGGAGCTGCCTCGGGACAGgtaacccccaccccccacccaggctCATTATTCTAACGGGGGCAGTGGTGTGGGCTCAGACCTTCAGGGGAGCATCCAGAAGTGACTGCCACCATCTGCTCTTAAGTCAAGGGAACTGGAGGCGGAGGGGGAGTGGGGGTTCCTGTCAGGTTTGAACGTTGCCACCCCAGCTTATCCCACCCTTTGTTTCCCCGAAGACTGGTTTTAGGCAAGGCCCTGGGAGAGGGCTGCTTTGGGCAGGTGGTGTTGGCGGAGGCCAGCGGGCTGGACAAGGACAAACCCCACCGTGTGACCAAAGTGGCCGTGAAGATGCTGAAGCGTATGTGGTGCCTGTGTCCCTGCAAAAACGACCCCTTCCCTTGCCAAGCAAACTCTGGGCCTCAGGCTATTACCTGCACCTGCTCCACAGCCTGCTGAGGTTGTCCTGGAGTTGGGAGGCTTTGCACACCCCGCCATCTCACCATGACCTCACTTTGTTCCTTGGCGTCCATCATCAGGTGGTGACCCCAGATCCTTTCTTTTGGCAACGCCGGCAGCTCTCATAAGAGGGAAGGGGAGATAAATTTCGATGtgaaaaggagaggggagggacttcctggcagtcaaGCAGTTAAGTCTCTGCACTTGCTCTGCAGAGGAAATCCCACGTGCCCTGTGGTgccgccaaaaaaaaaagccaaggagGGGGAGCGCGTAAAGAGAGAAGCAAGTCCCAGAGGAAAGGGACCCCTCGGTGTTCACCTCACCCCCCCTTCCTTAGTTTTTGTCCTGTCGGCCTTCCTTCCAACGCAAATGCTTCTCCATCCCCTCTGCTTTGTCCATGCAGCGGATGCAACAGAGAAAGACCTGTCGGACCTGATCTCCGAGATGGAGATGATGAAGATGATTGGAAAACACAAGAACATCATCAACCTGCTGGGGGCCTGTACACAGGATGGTGGGCGCCTTGCCTGCGGGCTTCCACCCATTGCGGGGAGGGGCTCAGGCAGGCACTCAGGCTGCTGCCATCTGTCTGTCAGGGAGAAGATGTCTAGCTGGGGCGTCAGGGATCGGGCATTTCTCAGCCACGAGGGAAGCGGGTTGGGGGGAGAGGCCGGTTTCCATAGTCAGAATGTGTTTCTCGGGGTCCGTCCCAATGCCCACGGGGGTTCATCTGAGAGTCCAGGCACCTGGATCCACACACACCATGTGGCCAGAAAAGGTGACTTGCTCCAGTTGAGGTCAGGGCTCTGGCCCCAGCTTTACTTGGGAATGTCCTGGACTAGGCTGAGAAGAATGACTGCCCTTGCTTTCTTTGGGGAGTGAGATGAATTTCTGGAGCTCCCCTCAAAGGGGAGGTGAGGCCTGGGGAACAGGCTCGCGATATGCCTTGGGGTTCCTCCGGGTGAGGCTCAGCACGTACACCTGCCCAGCGGCCCTGACGGCCTCTCCGCGCCCGTGTCCCCAGGTCCCTTGTATGTCATCGTGGAGTACGCCTCCAAGGGCAATCTCCGAGAGTACCTGCAGGCCCGGAGGCCGCCAGGGCTGGAGTACTGCTACAACCCCAGCCACCACCCCGAGGAGCAGCTCTCCTCCAAGGACCTGGTGTCCTGCGCCTACCAGGTGGCCCGAGGCATGGAGTATCTTGCCTCCAAGAAGGTGTGGCTCCTGACGGCTCCCCTGGGTAGCGTGGGATCCCGGGGGGTGGCGGGGACATCAGAGCCAGGAGAGCTACGTGGCCTTGAGGCCTTGGGATTGGGCTGGACCAGTGTGAAGTTAGAATGATGATGCCTCAGCTGTAACTGGTTACAGGGAGGAGATGAGGTCCTGTGTGACAGTTAGGTGCAGCTTTGGGTGCTGGGTAAATGCTGCTTTGTTTGAGCCCAGCCCTGTATGGATGTACTTGGCCAGGGAAACAGGGCATCCCCATGAGAGCTCATATGCACACTGGACAGAGAGGGGTTCAGCTCACTGCCTGCATGTTGAAAGCCAAGCACCGGGAGGAAAACATACCTGGAGGGTTTGCTGAAGTGATTGGGCGGCCCAGAGCTGGGGGTGTTTGGATGTCTGGCTTTGACCTACAGGAGAGGGACCCTGTAGCAGGAAACTGGATGGTTCCGGGGGCCGATGGGTGGGGAAGGCAAGGGCTGGTGAGGGAAGTGGGCCCACAGGCAGCTGCTGACCCTCCCTTgcgccccacctccacccccaccccccaaatccCTCTTGTCCTCCGGGCCCCACAGTGCATCCACCGGGACCTGGCCGCCAGGAACGTCCTGGTGACGGAGGACAACGTGATGAAGATCGCGGACTTCGGTCTTGCTCGAGACATCCACCACATCGACTACTATAAAAAGACAACCAATGTAAGTGCAGGCGCTGCCCGTCCTCTGCCCCAGGACTCCGAGCCGCTGGGCTACCCCCACCCCGACAGGCTGGGTGGACGGGTGAGCTGGGTCCAGCCCTACGTCCGCCCCTGCCTGCCCCGGGCCACCCCAGTGTCCCCGTGCTGCTTGCAGGGCCGACTGCCCGTCAAATGGATGGCACCGGAGGCCTTGTTTGACCGGATCTACACCCACCAGAGCGACGTGTGAGTCTGAGATAAGCAGTTGCTGGGGAGAGCTTCCAGGGTGGTACAGCTCCCCATCCTGTCTCAGAAAATGAACTAAACGTTGCCCCTTCACTTTGTTCCCAGAGGTTGACCCTCCATGGTCCCCTGGGGTCGTGGACTTGGGGGGAGAGGTGGTGAGGTCAGTGGGGGGCCCTAGCTCTGCGCCCACAACGCTCATCCACAGGTGGTCTTTTGGGGTGCTCCTCTGGGAAATCTTCACTCTGGGCGGCTCCCCATACCCTGGGGTCCCCGTGGAGGAGCTTTTCAAGCTGCTGAAGGAGGGTCATCGTATGGACAAGCCCAGTAACTGCACCAACGAGCTGTAAGCCTGAGAAGAGATGCCTGGGGTCCTGGGCTGGGCTCTGGGGGCGAACTGGGCTCGGGGCATAGAGGGAGGAGTAGGAGGCGCGCAGCCAGCCGCCCGCGGCCCGTCCGCCCTGAGCCTGTCTGtcctctcccccaccaccccgaCCTCGCCATCCTGCCCCAGCTACATGATGATGAGAGATTGCTGGCACGCGGTCCCCTCTCAGAGACCCACCTTCAAGCAGCTGGTGGAAGACCTGGACCGCATCGTGGCCTTGACCTCCAACCAGGTGAGTCTGCCCTTCCCAGACCCTGTGTGCCCACCGGCCCGAATTCTCGCGGGATTCATTCCAAGTTCTCCCGGGATTTATCCCTAGTTCTCGCGGGGTTCATTCCGAGTTCTCGCGGAATGAATCCTGCCGCCGCGGGAAGGAGAGTGCGGGTCCTCCATCTTTTTGTCTCCGCCCTCAGGAGTACCTGGACCTGTCAATGCCCCTGGACCAATACTCCCCCAGCTTCCCCGACACCCGCAGCTCCACCTGCTCCTCCGGGGAGGATTCCGTCTTTTCTCACGAGCCCTTGCCCGAGGAACCCTGCCTGCCCCGACACCCGGCCCAGCTGGCCAACGGCGGACTCAAACGGCGCTGACTGGCCCCCACACCCCGCACCCCTTCCCGGACTCCATCCTCAACGCCTTGCCCCTCCTCCCGCTGGACTCGCTGCCTCCCCTGCGCTCTGCTGGCCGGCCTCCCTGAGGCCCGCACCCCgagctcccctcctctcctcctcccagcctgaCAGAGGAGCAGGGAAGCCGGTCCTTGCTGATGGCTACTACGTGGCCTGCCAAACGCTGGACCAAGACCCCCTCCCTGCCACCTGGAGGGTTGGGCAGTGAGGGCTGAGCCGCCCTCGAGCGAGAGCCGACTGAGCTTTCCTGCATTGGTTTTGCCTACTCTGCGCAGCCCATGGCCCGTGTTCTGTGGCAGATCCTCGGGCCAGAGCGGGAGTTGGGTGTAGGGGTGGTCAGCGCCCGGGCCTCCGCAGGCGACCTCTGTTCCAGACGGATAGTGCCAGTGGTTTATTGATTCCGAAACTAATTTGCTTTGCTGACCAAATACCTGGTACCCGAGGGTGGGGACGCAGAGGCCGGGAGCCGGCGGCGTGGCCCTGGGGCCCAGCCCCAAAGCAGGGGCTCTGTACATAGCTACGAAGAAAACACAAAGTGTATAAATCTGAGTATATATttacatgtctttttaaaaggGTCGTTACCAGAGATTTACCCATTGGGTAAGATGCTCCTGGTGGTTGGGAGGCATCAGTtgctatatattaaaaacaaagaaaaaagaaaaaaaaagaaaatgtttttaaaaaggtcatATATTTTTTGCTacttttgctgttttatttttttaaattatgttctaAACCTATTTTCAGTTTAGGTCCCTCAATAAAAATTGCTGCTGCTTCATTTTTATACGGGCTGTGTGACACGGGAGAGGAGGTCGGCTGTGAAGG from Bos mutus isolate GX-2022 chromosome 27, NWIPB_WYAK_1.1, whole genome shotgun sequence encodes the following:
- the FGFR1 gene encoding fibroblast growth factor receptor 1 isoform X3, whose amino-acid sequence is MWSRKCLLFWAVLVTATLCTAKPAPTLPEQAQPWGAPVEVESLLVHPGDLLQLRCRLRDDVQSINWLRDGVQLADSNRTRITGEEVEVRGSVPADSGLYACVTSSPSGSDTTYFSVNVSDALPSSEDDDDDDDSSSEEKETDNTKPNPVAPYWTSPEKMEKKLHAVPAAKTVKFKCPSSGTPNPTLRWLKNGKEFKPDHRIGGYKVRYATWSIIMDSVVPSDKGNYTCIVENEYGSINHTYQLDVVERSPHRPILQAGLPANKTVALGSNVEFMCKVYSDPQPHIQWLKHIEVNGSKIGPDNLPYVQILKTAGVNTTDKEMEVLHLRNVSFEDAGEYTCLAGNSIGLSHHSAWLTVLEALEERPAVMTSPLYLEIIIYCTGAFLISCMVGSVIIYKMKSGTKKSDFHSQMAVHKLAKSIPLRRQVSADSSASMNSGVLLVRPSRLSSSGTPMLAGVSEYELPEDPRWELPRDRLVLGKALGEGCFGQVVLAEASGLDKDKPHRVTKVAVKMLKPDATEKDLSDLISEMEMMKMIGKHKNIINLLGACTQDGPLYVIVEYASKGNLREYLQARRPPGLEYCYNPSHHPEEQLSSKDLVSCAYQVARGMEYLASKKCIHRDLAARNVLVTEDNVMKIADFGLARDIHHIDYYKKTTNGRLPVKWMAPEALFDRIYTHQSDVWSFGVLLWEIFTLGGSPYPGVPVEELFKLLKEGHRMDKPSNCTNELYMMMRDCWHAVPSQRPTFKQLVEDLDRIVALTSNQEYLDLSMPLDQYSPSFPDTRSSTCSSGEDSVFSHEPLPEEPCLPRHPAQLANGGLKRR
- the FGFR1 gene encoding fibroblast growth factor receptor 1 isoform X1 — its product is MWSRKCLLFWAVLVTATLCTAKPAPTLPEQAQPWGAPVEVESLLVHPGDLLQLRCRLRDDVQSINWLRDGVQLADSNRTRITGEEVEVRGSVPADSGLYACVTSSPSGSDTTYFSVNVSDALPSSEDDDDDDDSSSEEKETDNTKPNRMPVAPYWTSPEKMEKKLHAVPAAKTVKFKCPSSGTPNPTLRWLKNGKEFKPDHRIGGYKVRYATWSIIMDSVVPSDKGNYTCIVENEYGSINHTYQLDVVERSPHRPILQAGLPANKTVALGSNVEFMCKVYSDPQPHIQWLKHIEVNGSKIGPDNLPYVQILKTAGVNTTDKEMEVLHLRNVSFEDAGEYTCLAGNSIGLSHHSAWLTVLEALEERPAVMTSPLYLEIIIYCTGAFLISCMVGSVIIYKMKSGTKKSDFHSQMAVHKLAKSIPLRRQVTVSADSSASMNSGVLLVRPSRLSSSGTPMLAGVSEYELPEDPRWELPRDRLVLGKALGEGCFGQVVLAEASGLDKDKPHRVTKVAVKMLKPDATEKDLSDLISEMEMMKMIGKHKNIINLLGACTQDGPLYVIVEYASKGNLREYLQARRPPGLEYCYNPSHHPEEQLSSKDLVSCAYQVARGMEYLASKKCIHRDLAARNVLVTEDNVMKIADFGLARDIHHIDYYKKTTNGRLPVKWMAPEALFDRIYTHQSDVWSFGVLLWEIFTLGGSPYPGVPVEELFKLLKEGHRMDKPSNCTNELYMMMRDCWHAVPSQRPTFKQLVEDLDRIVALTSNQEYLDLSMPLDQYSPSFPDTRSSTCSSGEDSVFSHEPLPEEPCLPRHPAQLANGGLKRR
- the FGFR1 gene encoding fibroblast growth factor receptor 1 isoform X7, translated to MWSRKCLLFWAVLVTATLCTAKPAPTLPEQDALPSSEDDDDDDDSSSEEKETDNTKPNPVAPYWTSPEKMEKKLHAVPAAKTVKFKCPSSGTPNPTLRWLKNGKEFKPDHRIGGYKVRYATWSIIMDSVVPSDKGNYTCIVENEYGSINHTYQLDVVERSPHRPILQAGLPANKTVALGSNVEFMCKVYSDPQPHIQWLKHIEVNGSKIGPDNLPYVQILKTAGVNTTDKEMEVLHLRNVSFEDAGEYTCLAGNSIGLSHHSAWLTVLEALEERPAVMTSPLYLEIIIYCTGAFLISCMVGSVIIYKMKSGTKKSDFHSQMAVHKLAKSIPLRRQVSADSSASMNSGVLLVRPSRLSSSGTPMLAGVSEYELPEDPRWELPRDRLVLGKALGEGCFGQVVLAEASGLDKDKPHRVTKVAVKMLKPDATEKDLSDLISEMEMMKMIGKHKNIINLLGACTQDGPLYVIVEYASKGNLREYLQARRPPGLEYCYNPSHHPEEQLSSKDLVSCAYQVARGMEYLASKKCIHRDLAARNVLVTEDNVMKIADFGLARDIHHIDYYKKTTNGRLPVKWMAPEALFDRIYTHQSDVWSFGVLLWEIFTLGGSPYPGVPVEELFKLLKEGHRMDKPSNCTNELYMMMRDCWHAVPSQRPTFKQLVEDLDRIVALTSNQEYLDLSMPLDQYSPSFPDTRSSTCSSGEDSVFSHEPLPEEPCLPRHPAQLANGGLKRR
- the FGFR1 gene encoding fibroblast growth factor receptor 1 isoform X2 produces the protein MWSRKCLLFWAVLVTATLCTAKPAPTLPEQAQPWGAPVEVESLLVHPGDLLQLRCRLRDDVQSINWLRDGVQLADSNRTRITGEEVEVRGSVPADSGLYACVTSSPSGSDTTYFSVNVSDALPSSEDDDDDDDSSSEEKETDNTKPNRMPVAPYWTSPEKMEKKLHAVPAAKTVKFKCPSSGTPNPTLRWLKNGKEFKPDHRIGGYKVRYATWSIIMDSVVPSDKGNYTCIVENEYGSINHTYQLDVVERSPHRPILQAGLPANKTVALGSNVEFMCKVYSDPQPHIQWLKHIEVNGSKIGPDNLPYVQILKTAGVNTTDKEMEVLHLRNVSFEDAGEYTCLAGNSIGLSHHSAWLTVLEALEERPAVMTSPLYLEIIIYCTGAFLISCMVGSVIIYKMKSGTKKSDFHSQMAVHKLAKSIPLRRQVSADSSASMNSGVLLVRPSRLSSSGTPMLAGVSEYELPEDPRWELPRDRLVLGKALGEGCFGQVVLAEASGLDKDKPHRVTKVAVKMLKPDATEKDLSDLISEMEMMKMIGKHKNIINLLGACTQDGPLYVIVEYASKGNLREYLQARRPPGLEYCYNPSHHPEEQLSSKDLVSCAYQVARGMEYLASKKCIHRDLAARNVLVTEDNVMKIADFGLARDIHHIDYYKKTTNGRLPVKWMAPEALFDRIYTHQSDVWSFGVLLWEIFTLGGSPYPGVPVEELFKLLKEGHRMDKPSNCTNELYMMMRDCWHAVPSQRPTFKQLVEDLDRIVALTSNQEYLDLSMPLDQYSPSFPDTRSSTCSSGEDSVFSHEPLPEEPCLPRHPAQLANGGLKRR
- the FGFR1 gene encoding fibroblast growth factor receptor 1 isoform X5, whose translation is MWSRKCLLFWAVLVTATLCTAKPAPTLPEQDALPSSEDDDDDDDSSSEEKETDNTKPNRMPVAPYWTSPEKMEKKLHAVPAAKTVKFKCPSSGTPNPTLRWLKNGKEFKPDHRIGGYKVRYATWSIIMDSVVPSDKGNYTCIVENEYGSINHTYQLDVVERSPHRPILQAGLPANKTVALGSNVEFMCKVYSDPQPHIQWLKHIEVNGSKIGPDNLPYVQILKTAGVNTTDKEMEVLHLRNVSFEDAGEYTCLAGNSIGLSHHSAWLTVLEALEERPAVMTSPLYLEIIIYCTGAFLISCMVGSVIIYKMKSGTKKSDFHSQMAVHKLAKSIPLRRQVTVSADSSASMNSGVLLVRPSRLSSSGTPMLAGVSEYELPEDPRWELPRDRLVLGKALGEGCFGQVVLAEASGLDKDKPHRVTKVAVKMLKPDATEKDLSDLISEMEMMKMIGKHKNIINLLGACTQDGPLYVIVEYASKGNLREYLQARRPPGLEYCYNPSHHPEEQLSSKDLVSCAYQVARGMEYLASKKCIHRDLAARNVLVTEDNVMKIADFGLARDIHHIDYYKKTTNGRLPVKWMAPEALFDRIYTHQSDVWSFGVLLWEIFTLGGSPYPGVPVEELFKLLKEGHRMDKPSNCTNELYMMMRDCWHAVPSQRPTFKQLVEDLDRIVALTSNQEYLDLSMPLDQYSPSFPDTRSSTCSSGEDSVFSHEPLPEEPCLPRHPAQLANGGLKRR
- the FGFR1 gene encoding fibroblast growth factor receptor 1 isoform X6 codes for the protein MWSRKCLLFWAVLVTATLCTAKPAPTLPEQDALPSSEDDDDDDDSSSEEKETDNTKPNPVAPYWTSPEKMEKKLHAVPAAKTVKFKCPSSGTPNPTLRWLKNGKEFKPDHRIGGYKVRYATWSIIMDSVVPSDKGNYTCIVENEYGSINHTYQLDVVERSPHRPILQAGLPANKTVALGSNVEFMCKVYSDPQPHIQWLKHIEVNGSKIGPDNLPYVQILKTAGVNTTDKEMEVLHLRNVSFEDAGEYTCLAGNSIGLSHHSAWLTVLEALEERPAVMTSPLYLEIIIYCTGAFLISCMVGSVIIYKMKSGTKKSDFHSQMAVHKLAKSIPLRRQVTVSADSSASMNSGVLLVRPSRLSSSGTPMLAGVSEYELPEDPRWELPRDRLVLGKALGEGCFGQVVLAEASGLDKDKPHRVTKVAVKMLKPDATEKDLSDLISEMEMMKMIGKHKNIINLLGACTQDGPLYVIVEYASKGNLREYLQARRPPGLEYCYNPSHHPEEQLSSKDLVSCAYQVARGMEYLASKKCIHRDLAARNVLVTEDNVMKIADFGLARDIHHIDYYKKTTNGRLPVKWMAPEALFDRIYTHQSDVWSFGVLLWEIFTLGGSPYPGVPVEELFKLLKEGHRMDKPSNCTNELYMMMRDCWHAVPSQRPTFKQLVEDLDRIVALTSNQEYLDLSMPLDQYSPSFPDTRSSTCSSGEDSVFSHEPLPEEPCLPRHPAQLANGGLKRR
- the FGFR1 gene encoding fibroblast growth factor receptor 1 isoform X4 produces the protein MWSRKCLLFWAVLVTATLCTAKPAPTLPEQAQPWGAPVEVESLLVHPGDLLQLRCRLRDDVQSINWLRDGVQLADSNRTRITGEEVEVRGSVPADSGLYACVTSSPSGSDTTYFSVNVSDALPSSEDDDDDDDSSSEEKETDNTKPNPVAPYWTSPEKMEKKLHAVPAAKTVKFKCPSSGTPNPTLRWLKNGKEFKPDHRIGGYKVRYATWSIIMDSVVPSDKGNYTCIVENEYGSINHTYQLDVVERSPHRPILQAGLPANKTVALGSNVEFMCKVYSDPQPHIQWLKHIEVNGSKIGPDNLPYVQILKTAGVNTTDKEMEVLHLRNVSFEDAGEYTCLAGNSIGLSHHSAWLTVLEALEERPAVMTSPLYLEIIIYCTGAFLISCMVGSVIIYKMKSGTKKSDFHSQMAVHKLAKSIPLRRQVTVSADSSASMNSGVLLVRPSRLSSSGTPMLAGVSEYELPEDPRWELPRDRLVLGKALGEGCFGQVVLAEASGLDKDKPHRVTKVAVKMLKPDATEKDLSDLISEMEMMKMIGKHKNIINLLGACTQDGPLYVIVEYASKGNLREYLQARRPPGLEYCYNPSHHPEEQLSSKDLVSCAYQVARGMEYLASKKCIHRDLAARNVLVTEDNVMKIADFGLARDIHHIDYYKKTTNGRLPVKWMAPEALFDRIYTHQSDVWSFGVLLWEIFTLGGSPYPGVPVEELFKLLKEGHRMDKPSNCTNELYMMMRDCWHAVPSQRPTFKQLVEDLDRIVALTSNQEYLDLSMPLDQYSPSFPDTRSSTCSSGEDSVFSHEPLPEEPCLPRHPAQLANGGLKRR